A single Methylobacterium sp. 17Sr1-1 DNA region contains:
- a CDS encoding glucose 1-dehydrogenase, translating to MPKLEGKVAVVTGASKGIGAGIAKALAREGAAVVVNYASSRAGADAVVAAITSAGGRAVAVQGDVTKASGAQGLIEAAVAQFGRLDVLVNNSGVYEFAAIEEVTEEHYRRQFDTNVLGVLLTTQAAVKHLGEGGSIVNISSAITHVHTPAAAVYAGTKGAVNAVSGVLANELAPRKIRVNVVSPGFVVTEGTHAAGVVGSDMEAGLVAQTPLGRAGQPDDIAGVVAFLASDDARWLTGEVITASGGIR from the coding sequence ATGCCGAAGCTTGAGGGTAAGGTCGCCGTCGTCACCGGCGCGTCGAAGGGCATCGGTGCCGGCATCGCCAAGGCCCTGGCACGGGAGGGCGCCGCCGTGGTGGTGAACTACGCATCGAGCCGGGCCGGCGCCGACGCCGTCGTCGCGGCCATCACGTCGGCCGGCGGCCGGGCCGTGGCCGTCCAGGGCGACGTGACCAAGGCGTCCGGGGCGCAGGGCCTGATCGAGGCGGCCGTGGCGCAGTTCGGCCGCCTCGACGTGCTGGTCAACAATTCCGGCGTGTACGAATTCGCGGCGATCGAGGAGGTGACCGAGGAGCATTACCGCCGCCAGTTCGACACCAACGTGCTCGGCGTCCTGCTGACGACGCAGGCGGCGGTCAAGCACCTCGGCGAGGGCGGCAGCATCGTGAACATCTCCTCGGCGATCACGCACGTGCATACGCCGGCGGCCGCGGTCTATGCGGGCACCAAGGGGGCGGTGAACGCCGTCTCGGGCGTGCTCGCCAACGAGCTGGCCCCCCGCAAGATCCGCGTGAACGTGGTCAGCCCGGGCTTCGTGGTGACCGAGGGCACGCATGCGGCCGGGGTCGTCGGGTCCGACATGGAAGCCGGCCTCGTCGCGCAGACGCCCCTCGGCCGCGCCGGCCAGCCCGACGACATCGCCGGCGTGGTCGCGTTCCTCGCCTCCGACGACGCGCGCTGGCTGACCGGCGAGGTGATCACCGCCAGCGGCGGCATCCGCTGA
- a CDS encoding DUF5691 domain-containing protein, with protein MTDTTDLAADGWEPILAAALLGAERAPPALPGPLADLVTQADPGSALDPGSALDPGSALLARLTLHGTHHLAGLDLAPDAMEPIAPREPAGPECPPAAATRLYALLTGGYPARERLREWFDLAAEAGMRPPAWLHQALMRHAEHLPETAHAVAGAELDWLASACGEAKAAEPDADDWTEGPLAARRAAFAAFRARDPEGARVALEAIFRKEKADLRESLVGALWTGLSSADEPFLEACLDDRAGGVRQAAQRLLPRLPGSLYASRMAVRATTALVIASKSRLLRSATHELIVTLPEESPTLARDGVEPHAWERRGGGVRAGLLRDILARAPLHAFAAHPPRLWLELALRSEWAEPIVQGLFSGIAREGDTAWARDIVDLLAEAYEGKVSGLRRSNELLGRWVQALDLLPGPEWEARVTELIRARKIEVVLAVLAKGPDAFSERFSAALMDWLAFVTRGSESLRHDLAKPWVIARLGERLWPGEDIAAAAAALAARLPEDEGNDRLRQQVAGLAETLELRLAIRREFETR; from the coding sequence ATGACGGACACGACCGACCTCGCCGCCGACGGCTGGGAGCCGATCCTCGCCGCCGCGCTCCTCGGCGCCGAGCGCGCGCCGCCCGCCCTGCCCGGCCCCCTCGCGGACCTCGTGACGCAGGCCGATCCCGGCAGCGCCCTCGACCCTGGCAGCGCCCTCGATCCTGGCAGCGCCCTCTTGGCGCGCCTCACCCTACACGGCACCCACCACCTCGCCGGGCTCGACCTCGCGCCCGACGCGATGGAGCCGATCGCGCCGCGGGAGCCGGCCGGCCCCGAATGCCCGCCCGCCGCCGCGACCCGGCTCTACGCCCTCCTCACCGGCGGCTACCCCGCCCGCGAGCGCCTGCGCGAGTGGTTCGATCTCGCGGCCGAGGCGGGGATGCGCCCGCCCGCCTGGCTGCATCAGGCCCTGATGCGCCACGCCGAGCACCTGCCGGAGACGGCCCACGCCGTCGCCGGCGCCGAACTCGACTGGCTCGCCAGCGCCTGCGGCGAGGCCAAGGCCGCGGAACCGGACGCCGACGACTGGACCGAGGGCCCCCTGGCCGCGCGCCGCGCCGCCTTCGCGGCGTTCCGGGCCCGCGACCCGGAGGGCGCGCGGGTCGCGCTGGAGGCGATCTTCCGCAAGGAGAAGGCCGATCTCCGCGAGTCCCTGGTCGGCGCCCTGTGGACCGGGCTCTCTTCCGCCGACGAGCCCTTCCTCGAAGCCTGCCTCGACGACCGGGCCGGGGGCGTGCGCCAGGCCGCGCAGCGCCTGCTGCCGCGTCTCCCGGGCTCGCTCTACGCCTCGCGCATGGCGGTGCGGGCGACCACCGCGCTCGTCATCGCGAGCAAGAGCCGCCTGTTGCGGAGCGCGACGCACGAACTGATCGTGACCCTGCCGGAGGAATCCCCCACCCTCGCCCGCGACGGCGTCGAGCCCCATGCCTGGGAGCGGCGCGGCGGCGGCGTCCGGGCCGGGCTCCTGCGGGACATCCTGGCGCGCGCGCCGCTCCACGCCTTCGCGGCGCATCCGCCGCGGCTCTGGCTCGAACTGGCCCTGCGCAGCGAATGGGCCGAGCCGATCGTCCAGGGGCTGTTCTCGGGCATCGCGCGCGAGGGCGATACGGCTTGGGCGAGGGACATCGTCGATCTCCTGGCCGAGGCCTACGAGGGCAAGGTATCGGGCCTGCGCCGCAGCAACGAGCTCCTCGGCCGCTGGGTCCAGGCCCTCGACCTCCTGCCCGGGCCCGAATGGGAGGCACGGGTGACCGAGCTGATCCGCGCCCGCAAGATCGAGGTGGTGCTGGCGGTGCTGGCGAAAGGCCCGGATGCCTTCTCCGAGCGGTTCAGCGCCGCGCTGATGGACTGGCTCGCCTTCGTCACCCGCGGCTCCGAGAGCCTGCGGCACGACCTGGCGAAGCCGTGGGTGATCGCGCGCCTCGGCGAGCGGCTGTGGCCGGGCGAGGACATCGCCGCCGCCGCCGCGGCTCTCGCCGCACGGCTGCCGGAGGACGAGGGGAACGACCGCCTGCGCCAGCAGGTCGCCGGCCTCGCCGAGACGCTGGAGCTGCGTCTGGCGATCCGGCGCGAATTCGAGACCCGTTGA
- a CDS encoding SWIM zinc finger family protein: MSLTTAQILDLAPDAASRKAGQDQAKPAKWSGLGRAGSVIWGEIKGSGATPYRTVADLAGPASKCTCPSRKFPCKHGLGLMLVDASSALPEAEPPDWVAAWAKGRESRAAAAETKATAPAKPVDEKAQARRRQAREDKVAAALDELDLWLRDLMRRGLAAARTEPYAFWDRMAGRLVDGQAPGLARRVRALPGLVAAAPQAGGARPEAALGLALGRIALLARAARRLDALAPEVAAGVRAALGYPVTAEEMALRPDQLDDWAVLAHAVEEENRLTARSVWLVGRRSGALAQVIDYGTAGSPLPPAPAAGQDFCGALAFQPGDPPLRAVFRDGRAGPAMEPGLPGAGSVAAARDAFALVLARAPWTERWPVRLAGVRLGRLPAAGGAVAFAAGDATGCLPLRGDPRLPSLLAVAGGRPIDLFGLHDGYGLSPLALATGGRLYAMPAEASQAVLLQVA; encoded by the coding sequence ATGAGCCTGACGACTGCACAGATCCTCGACCTCGCCCCCGATGCCGCGAGCCGCAAGGCCGGGCAGGATCAGGCCAAGCCGGCGAAATGGAGCGGCCTCGGCCGGGCGGGATCGGTGATCTGGGGCGAGATCAAGGGCAGCGGCGCCACGCCCTACCGCACCGTCGCCGACCTCGCCGGGCCGGCCTCGAAATGCACCTGCCCGAGCCGGAAGTTTCCCTGCAAGCACGGCCTCGGCCTGATGCTGGTCGATGCGAGTTCAGCCCTGCCCGAGGCCGAGCCGCCGGACTGGGTCGCGGCCTGGGCGAAGGGGCGCGAGAGCCGCGCCGCCGCGGCCGAGACCAAGGCCACCGCGCCGGCCAAGCCCGTCGACGAGAAGGCGCAGGCCAGGCGCCGGCAGGCCCGCGAGGACAAGGTCGCGGCCGCCCTCGACGAGCTGGATCTCTGGCTGCGCGACCTGATGCGCCGCGGGCTGGCCGCCGCCCGCACCGAACCCTATGCCTTCTGGGACCGCATGGCCGGCCGCCTCGTCGACGGCCAGGCCCCCGGCCTCGCCCGCCGGGTGCGCGCCCTGCCGGGGCTGGTCGCGGCCGCACCCCAGGCGGGCGGCGCCCGGCCGGAAGCCGCCCTGGGCCTCGCCCTCGGGCGCATCGCGCTCCTCGCCCGCGCCGCCCGCCGGCTCGACGCCCTGGCGCCGGAGGTTGCGGCGGGCGTGCGCGCCGCGCTCGGCTATCCCGTCACCGCCGAGGAGATGGCGCTCCGGCCGGACCAACTCGACGACTGGGCGGTGCTCGCCCACGCGGTCGAGGAGGAGAACCGGCTCACCGCCCGCTCGGTCTGGCTCGTCGGCCGCCGCTCCGGCGCCCTGGCGCAGGTCATCGATTACGGGACCGCCGGCTCGCCCCTGCCGCCGGCCCCCGCCGCCGGCCAGGACTTTTGCGGGGCGCTCGCCTTCCAGCCCGGCGACCCGCCCCTGCGGGCGGTATTCCGTGACGGCCGCGCCGGCCCGGCGATGGAGCCCGGCCTGCCCGGGGCCGGCAGCGTCGCGGCGGCGCGGGACGCCTTCGCCTTGGTCCTCGCCCGCGCGCCCTGGACCGAGCGCTGGCCGGTGCGCCTCGCGGGGGTGCGGCTCGGCCGGTTGCCGGCTGCGGGCGGCGCGGTCGCCTTCGCGGCCGGCGACGCGACCGGCTGCCTGCCGTTGCGCGGCGACCCGCGCCTGCCGAGCCTGCTCGCGGTCGCGGGCGGGCGCCCGATCGACCTGTTCGGCCTGCATGACGGCTACGGCCTCTCGCCCCTGGCGCTCGCGACCGGGGGGCGCCTCTACGCGATGCCCGCCGAGGCGTCGCAGGCGGTCCTCCTACAGGTGGCGTGA
- a CDS encoding propionyl-CoA synthetase, with protein MPGPSRYRDTYAAWQRDPEAFWAEAAAAIDWVTPATRVFAPEEGAYGRWFVGAEVNACHNAVDRHVAAGRGDQAAILYESPVTGTKRRITYAELLSEVAALAAVLQDLGVARGDRVVLYMPMVPEALFGMLACARIGAVHSVVFGGFAARELAARIEDAAPKVVLAASCGIEPARVVAYKPLLDEACRLSSHTPEACLILQRPQGPAAMTGGRDRDWAEAVAAAKAAGRAASCVPVAATDPLYVLYTSGTTGKPKGVVRDTGGYLVALAWSMPNLYGVAPGETYWCASDVGWVVGHSYIVYGPLLHGCTTVLYEGKPVGTPDAGAFWRVIAETGAVALFTAPTALRAVKKEDPEAKLMQGHDLSRFRTLFLAGERADPDTVAWAERILGVPVIDHWWQTETGWPIAANPVGLGALPVKHGSPTVPMPGWDVQVLDESGKPLPPDTMGTIAIKLPLPPGALPTLWRQDERFRESYLTAYPGYYNTSDAGFLDPDGYVSVMGRTDDIINVAGHRLSTGGMEEVLASHPAVAECAVIGIRDALKGEAPCGFVVLKAGAAQAPDVIERELVALVRERIGPVAAFRLALTVGRLPKTRSGKILRGTMKKIADGEVWAMPPTIEDPAVLEEIGGALRERGLG; from the coding sequence ATGCCGGGACCGAGCCGCTACCGGGACACCTACGCCGCCTGGCAGCGCGACCCGGAGGCCTTCTGGGCGGAGGCCGCCGCGGCGATCGACTGGGTGACGCCCGCCACCCGGGTTTTCGCCCCCGAGGAGGGCGCCTACGGCCGCTGGTTCGTCGGGGCGGAGGTCAATGCCTGCCACAACGCCGTCGACCGCCACGTCGCGGCCGGGCGGGGCGACCAGGCGGCGATCCTCTACGAGTCCCCCGTCACCGGGACGAAGCGCCGGATCACCTACGCGGAGCTGTTGAGCGAGGTCGCGGCGCTCGCCGCCGTGCTGCAGGATCTCGGCGTCGCGCGCGGCGACCGGGTGGTGCTCTACATGCCGATGGTGCCGGAAGCCCTGTTCGGCATGCTGGCCTGCGCCCGCATCGGCGCCGTGCACTCGGTGGTGTTCGGGGGCTTCGCCGCCCGGGAGCTCGCCGCCCGCATCGAGGACGCCGCCCCGAAGGTGGTGCTCGCCGCCTCCTGCGGCATCGAGCCGGCGCGGGTCGTCGCCTACAAGCCGCTCCTCGACGAGGCCTGCCGCCTCTCGTCCCACACGCCGGAGGCCTGCCTGATCCTGCAGCGGCCGCAAGGTCCCGCCGCGATGACCGGGGGGCGCGACCGCGACTGGGCGGAGGCGGTCGCGGCCGCCAAGGCGGCGGGCCGCGCCGCGTCGTGCGTGCCGGTCGCCGCCACCGATCCGCTCTACGTGCTCTACACCTCGGGCACCACCGGCAAGCCGAAGGGGGTGGTGCGCGACACCGGCGGCTACCTCGTGGCGCTGGCCTGGTCGATGCCGAACCTCTACGGCGTCGCCCCCGGCGAGACCTACTGGTGCGCCTCCGACGTCGGCTGGGTGGTGGGCCATTCCTACATCGTCTACGGGCCGCTCCTGCACGGCTGCACCACGGTGCTCTACGAGGGCAAGCCGGTCGGCACGCCGGATGCCGGCGCGTTCTGGCGCGTCATCGCCGAGACCGGGGCGGTCGCCCTGTTCACGGCGCCGACGGCTTTGCGCGCGGTGAAGAAGGAGGACCCGGAGGCCAAGCTCATGCAGGGCCACGACCTCTCGCGCTTCCGCACCCTGTTCCTCGCCGGCGAGCGGGCCGATCCCGACACCGTCGCGTGGGCGGAGCGGATTCTCGGTGTGCCGGTGATCGACCATTGGTGGCAGACCGAGACCGGCTGGCCGATCGCCGCCAATCCGGTCGGGCTCGGGGCACTCCCGGTCAAGCACGGCAGCCCGACGGTGCCGATGCCGGGCTGGGACGTGCAGGTGCTCGACGAATCCGGCAAGCCGCTGCCCCCCGACACGATGGGGACGATCGCGATCAAATTGCCGCTGCCCCCCGGCGCCCTGCCGACCCTGTGGCGGCAGGACGAGCGCTTCCGCGAGAGCTACCTCACGGCCTATCCAGGCTACTACAACACCTCGGATGCCGGCTTCCTCGACCCCGACGGCTACGTCTCGGTGATGGGCCGGACCGACGACATCATCAACGTCGCCGGCCACCGCCTCTCGACCGGCGGGATGGAGGAGGTGCTGGCCTCCCACCCCGCCGTCGCCGAATGCGCGGTGATCGGCATCCGCGACGCCCTCAAGGGCGAGGCGCCCTGCGGCTTCGTCGTGCTGAAGGCCGGCGCCGCGCAGGCGCCGGACGTGATCGAGCGCGAATTGGTGGCGCTCGTGCGCGAGCGCATCGGCCCGGTCGCGGCCTTCCGCCTCGCGCTCACGGTCGGGCGGCTGCCGAAGACCCGATCGGGAAAAATCCTGCGCGGCACGATGAAGAAGATCGCCGACGGAGAGGTGTGGGCGATGCCGCCGACCATCGAGGACCCGGCGGTACTCGAGGAGATCGGCGGGGCGTTGC
- a CDS encoding DUF5682 family protein — MPDIRLFGIRHHGPGSARSLRAALADFAPDCLLIEGPPDADALIPLVAHAAMTPPVALLVYRPDRPRDCAFFPFAAFSPEWVAMRHGLSAGAAIRFIDLPHAIQLADGFGAGSEPPEGAPIDGDLVAEAAAEPGEDSSMDAPAPAAIRRDPLGELAAAAGYPDGERWWDALVESRAGADGDVFAAISEAMGALRDVPDPDPEDALREEVREAHMRAAIRKAAKEDFSRIAVICGAWHVPALARHDAKGQASADTATLKGLPKTKVAAAWAPWSYERLATASGYRAGVLSPEWYDTLWHHEERVAARWLARAAALLREEDLDASPASVIEAARLAEALAAFRGRARPSLDDLDEAVQATLCFADPAPMGLIRAKLVIGERLGATPPDSPGTPVEADFEAQCRRLRLKPGAAAGDLVLDLRKETDLARSHFLNRLALIGVPWGTRREARGRGTFKEAWFLAWQPDWVVELVAASAEGGTVAEAAASRVRTRARGAQRVAELSGLIGTLLDADLPEATAQVVRALDDRAAVSADVFDLMDALPALADLARYGSVRSSDTAPVLALVRGLVPRAAAGLVAACQSLDEDAAKAAKQRIVAVSGAVALLEDPELKATWQEALRALADQDHVHGRVVGRAVRLLFDERAIDAEEAGTRLRLALSRAAGAVPAAAWIEGFLEESGTVLIHGQGLLGIVDAWLAGLDEDLFTELLPLVRRTFATLAPAERRAVGEALARPGGTAPGAEGPEGFDARRAACVLPILRLLLGPATTGDAA, encoded by the coding sequence ATGCCCGACATCCGCCTCTTCGGCATCCGCCATCACGGCCCCGGCTCGGCCCGCTCGCTCCGGGCGGCTTTGGCCGATTTCGCGCCCGACTGCCTCCTGATCGAGGGACCGCCGGATGCCGACGCGCTGATCCCCCTCGTCGCCCACGCGGCGATGACGCCGCCGGTGGCGCTCCTCGTCTACCGGCCCGACCGGCCGCGCGACTGCGCGTTCTTCCCCTTCGCGGCCTTCTCGCCCGAATGGGTGGCGATGCGCCACGGCCTCTCGGCAGGGGCGGCGATCCGCTTCATCGACCTGCCGCACGCGATCCAGCTCGCCGACGGCTTCGGCGCGGGATCCGAGCCGCCGGAGGGCGCACCGATCGACGGCGATCTGGTCGCCGAGGCCGCGGCGGAGCCGGGCGAAGACTCGTCGATGGACGCTCCGGCCCCGGCCGCGATCCGCCGCGACCCCCTGGGCGAGCTCGCCGCCGCCGCCGGCTACCCGGACGGCGAGCGCTGGTGGGACGCCCTGGTGGAGAGCCGCGCGGGCGCCGACGGCGACGTGTTCGCGGCGATCTCGGAGGCGATGGGCGCCCTGCGCGACGTGCCCGATCCCGACCCGGAGGACGCACTCCGCGAGGAGGTCCGCGAGGCCCATATGCGGGCGGCGATCCGCAAGGCCGCCAAGGAGGACTTTTCGCGGATCGCCGTGATCTGCGGCGCCTGGCACGTGCCGGCGCTGGCGCGCCACGACGCCAAGGGCCAGGCCTCCGCCGACACCGCGACGCTCAAGGGGCTGCCGAAGACCAAGGTCGCGGCCGCCTGGGCGCCGTGGTCCTACGAGCGGCTGGCGACCGCCTCCGGCTACCGCGCCGGGGTGCTCTCGCCCGAATGGTACGACACGCTGTGGCACCACGAGGAGCGGGTCGCCGCCCGCTGGCTCGCCCGCGCCGCCGCGCTCCTGCGCGAGGAAGACCTCGACGCCTCTCCCGCTTCGGTGATCGAGGCGGCGCGCCTCGCCGAGGCGCTGGCGGCGTTCCGCGGCCGCGCCCGCCCCTCCCTCGACGACCTCGACGAGGCGGTGCAGGCGACGCTCTGCTTCGCCGATCCGGCGCCGATGGGGCTGATTCGCGCCAAGCTCGTCATCGGCGAGCGCCTCGGCGCCACCCCGCCCGACAGTCCCGGCACGCCGGTGGAGGCGGATTTCGAGGCGCAATGCAGGCGCCTGCGCCTGAAGCCCGGGGCGGCCGCCGGCGACCTCGTCCTCGACCTGCGCAAGGAGACGGATCTCGCCCGCAGCCACTTCCTCAACCGGCTGGCGCTGATCGGCGTGCCCTGGGGCACGCGGCGCGAGGCGCGCGGGCGCGGCACCTTCAAGGAGGCGTGGTTCCTCGCCTGGCAACCGGACTGGGTGGTGGAGCTGGTGGCGGCCTCGGCCGAGGGCGGCACCGTCGCGGAAGCCGCCGCCTCCCGGGTGAGGACCCGGGCCCGGGGGGCGCAGCGCGTCGCCGAATTGTCGGGCCTGATCGGCACCCTCCTCGACGCCGACCTGCCCGAGGCGACCGCCCAGGTGGTCCGCGCCCTCGACGACCGCGCCGCGGTCTCGGCCGACGTGTTCGACCTCATGGACGCCCTGCCGGCCCTCGCCGATCTCGCCCGCTACGGCTCGGTGCGCTCCTCCGACACCGCGCCGGTGCTCGCCCTGGTGCGGGGCCTGGTGCCGCGCGCCGCCGCCGGCCTCGTCGCCGCCTGCCAGAGCCTCGACGAGGATGCCGCCAAAGCGGCGAAGCAGCGCATCGTCGCCGTCTCGGGCGCGGTCGCGCTGCTCGAGGATCCGGAGCTGAAGGCGACCTGGCAGGAGGCCCTGCGGGCGCTTGCCGACCAGGACCACGTCCACGGCCGCGTCGTCGGCCGCGCCGTGCGCCTGTTGTTCGACGAGCGCGCCATCGACGCGGAGGAGGCCGGCACGCGCCTGCGCCTCGCCCTGTCGCGGGCGGCGGGCGCGGTACCGGCCGCCGCCTGGATCGAGGGTTTTCTGGAAGAGAGCGGCACCGTCCTGATCCACGGCCAGGGCCTGCTCGGCATCGTCGACGCGTGGCTCGCCGGCCTCGACGAAGATCTGTTCACCGAGTTGCTGCCGCTGGTGCGCCGCACCTTCGCGACCCTCGCCCCGGCCGAGCGCCGGGCGGTCGGCGAGGCCCTGGCCCGCCCGGGCGGCACGGCCCCCGGGGCGGAGGGGCCGGAGGGCTTCGATGCCCGCCGCGCCGCCTGCGTGCTGCCGATCCTGCGCCTGCTGCTCGGGCCCGCAACGACTGGAGACGCCGCATGA
- a CDS encoding VWA domain-containing protein: protein MSETDRLRRWRLVLGGGAAEGTGCALGERDQRLDRALGALYDSDRKGGLGASAPSVPRWLGDIRDYFPASVVQVMQRDAFERLDLKRMLTEPEMLEALQPDVTLVSTLISMRGLLGGRTKETARLVVRKVVDALMKRLEEPLRQAVAGAIDRASINRRPRHAEIDWHRTIRANLRHYQAEYRTIIPETRLGHGRKSRGSLKDVILCIDQSGSMANSVVYSSIFGAVMASLPAVSTRLVVFDTQVVDLTDEMDDPVEVLFSVQLGGGTDINRAIGYCASRITRPEDTVLVLISDLYEGGVEAGLLAQAQRLVAAGVQVVALLALSDEGAPAYDRALAARLAGLGVPAFACTPDLFPDMMAAAIRKQDLGAWAAGAGIAAVPAVGGDGVA, encoded by the coding sequence ATGAGCGAGACGGACCGCCTGCGCCGCTGGCGCCTCGTCCTCGGCGGGGGCGCGGCGGAGGGGACCGGCTGCGCCTTGGGCGAGCGCGACCAGCGCCTCGACCGGGCGCTGGGCGCCCTCTACGATTCCGACCGCAAGGGGGGCTTGGGGGCCTCCGCCCCCTCCGTGCCGCGCTGGCTCGGCGACATCCGCGACTATTTCCCGGCCTCGGTCGTGCAGGTGATGCAGCGCGACGCCTTCGAGCGCCTCGACCTCAAGCGGATGCTGACCGAGCCGGAGATGCTGGAGGCGCTCCAGCCCGACGTGACCCTCGTCTCGACCCTGATCTCGATGCGCGGCCTGCTCGGCGGGCGCACGAAGGAGACCGCGCGCCTCGTCGTGCGCAAGGTGGTGGACGCGCTCATGAAGCGGCTGGAGGAGCCGCTGCGCCAGGCGGTCGCCGGCGCGATCGACCGCGCCAGCATCAACCGCCGCCCGCGCCACGCCGAGATCGACTGGCACCGCACCATCCGGGCGAACCTGCGCCACTACCAGGCCGAGTACCGCACCATCATCCCGGAGACCCGGCTGGGCCACGGCCGCAAGAGCCGCGGCTCGCTGAAGGACGTGATCCTGTGCATCGACCAGTCCGGCTCGATGGCGAATTCCGTGGTCTATTCCAGCATCTTCGGGGCGGTGATGGCCTCCCTGCCCGCGGTCTCGACGCGGCTCGTGGTGTTCGACACCCAGGTCGTCGACCTCACCGACGAGATGGACGATCCGGTCGAGGTCCTGTTCTCGGTCCAGCTCGGCGGCGGCACCGACATCAACCGGGCGATCGGCTACTGCGCCTCCCGCATCACCCGGCCCGAGGACACGGTGCTGGTGCTGATCTCCGACCTCTACGAGGGCGGGGTCGAGGCCGGATTGCTGGCGCAGGCGCAGCGCCTCGTCGCGGCCGGGGTGCAGGTGGTGGCGCTGCTCGCGCTCTCTGACGAGGGCGCGCCGGCCTACGACCGGGCGCTGGCCGCCCGCCTCGCCGGCCTCGGCGTCCCCGCCTTCGCCTGCACGCCCGACCTGTTCCCCGACATGATGGCGGCGGCGATCCGCAAGCAGGATCTCGGGGCGTGGGCGGCGGGGGCCGGGATCGCGGCGGTGCCGGCGGTCGGGGGTGACGGGGTGGCGTAG
- a CDS encoding helix-turn-helix domain-containing protein: MRPLFHPAIEDVRPEAILHALADPNRAAIFARIMRAGCVEACSALSAVGDRVIPKSSLSNHFKVLREAGLIRSERHGVEVRNHSRWAEVEARFPGLLVGIINAYASQAGPDSRAAEAAGPR; encoded by the coding sequence ATGAGACCCCTGTTCCATCCCGCCATCGAGGACGTGCGGCCGGAGGCGATCCTGCACGCCCTCGCCGACCCGAACCGCGCCGCCATCTTCGCCAGGATCATGCGGGCGGGCTGCGTCGAGGCCTGCTCGGCCCTGTCGGCCGTCGGGGACCGGGTGATCCCGAAATCCTCGCTGTCCAACCACTTCAAGGTGCTGCGCGAAGCCGGGTTGATCCGCAGCGAGCGCCACGGCGTCGAGGTGCGCAACCACTCCCGCTGGGCCGAGGTGGAAGCGCGCTTTCCCGGCCTGCTCGTCGGGATCATCAACGCCTACGCGTCGCAGGCCGGCCCGGATTCGCGCGCCGCGGAGGCGGCCGGTCCGCGATAG
- a CDS encoding AAA family ATPase has translation MTSTRAAQLRQAAEDAFAEEIAALRQADDRPRPPNWQMSPQAVVTYLMGGTLASGQTITPKYIGDRRLMEVAVATLATDRALLLLGVPGTAKSWVSEHLAAAICGTSRLIVQGTAGTSEEAIRYGWNYALLLAKGPSREAVVASPVMRAMDEGRIARVEELTRIPSETQDSFITVLSEKTLPIPELNEEVAARRGFNLIATANNRDRGVNELSSALKRRFNTVVLPPPATIEAEIAIVETRVASLGRAFEIPAEPPGADQIRRVVTIFRELREGVTVDGKSKVKQPSGTLSTAEAISVVGSGLALAAHFGDGRLSAGDLVSGISGAVVKDPVQDAIVWREYLETVVKERDGWKDFYKAARASA, from the coding sequence ATGACGTCGACCAGAGCCGCACAACTCCGTCAGGCCGCCGAGGACGCCTTCGCCGAGGAGATCGCCGCCCTGCGCCAGGCCGACGACCGGCCGCGCCCGCCGAACTGGCAGATGTCGCCGCAGGCCGTCGTCACCTACCTGATGGGCGGCACGCTGGCCTCCGGGCAGACGATCACCCCGAAATACATCGGCGACCGGCGCCTGATGGAGGTCGCGGTGGCGACGCTCGCCACCGACCGGGCGCTCCTGCTCCTCGGCGTGCCCGGCACCGCCAAGAGCTGGGTCAGCGAGCACCTGGCGGCGGCGATCTGCGGCACCTCGCGGCTGATCGTCCAGGGCACCGCCGGCACCAGCGAGGAGGCGATCCGCTACGGCTGGAACTACGCGCTGCTGCTCGCCAAGGGGCCGAGCCGCGAGGCGGTGGTCGCCTCGCCGGTGATGCGGGCGATGGACGAGGGCCGCATCGCCCGGGTCGAGGAGCTGACCCGCATCCCCTCGGAGACGCAGGACAGCTTCATCACCGTCCTGTCGGAAAAAACCCTGCCGATCCCCGAGCTGAACGAGGAGGTGGCGGCTCGACGAGGCTTCAACCTCATCGCGACGGCGAACAACCGGGATCGCGGCGTCAACGAATTGTCGAGCGCCCTCAAGCGCCGCTTCAACACCGTGGTGCTGCCCCCGCCCGCGACGATCGAGGCGGAGATCGCCATCGTCGAGACCCGGGTTGCCTCGCTCGGCCGCGCCTTCGAGATCCCGGCCGAGCCGCCGGGCGCCGACCAGATCCGCCGCGTCGTCACGATCTTTCGTGAATTGCGCGAGGGCGTGACGGTGGACGGCAAGAGCAAGGTCAAGCAGCCCTCGGGCACGCTCTCGACGGCGGAGGCCATCAGCGTCGTCGGCAGCGGGCTGGCGCTCGCCGCGCATTTCGGCGACGGCCGCCTCTCGGCGGGCGACCTCGTCTCGGGCATCTCCGGCGCGGTGGTGAAGGACCCGGTGCAGGACGCGATCGTCTGGCGCGAATACCTCGAGACCGTGGTCAAGGAGCGCGACGGCTGGAAGGACTTTTACAAGGCCGCCCGCGCGAGCGCGTGA